The Capsicum annuum cultivar UCD-10X-F1 unplaced genomic scaffold, UCD10Xv1.1 ctg12378, whole genome shotgun sequence genome has a window encoding:
- the LOC124890129 gene encoding uncharacterized protein LOC124890129, with the protein MQQQRNDELLSVHQNSTCGAAENIGTAAKTNGIMHEPVRDDRPNAFSNNISFVLSCIQTVVDIPSQSRKIDVPPNIYLESRSAMGDAFVLSFSSVESNTQPLNEPLLDADTTSFGFLREMPQNFGFSNLTANFTNSSGTYLPLPSFSVISRHLWILCFSTFKVLGIKMSWYDANQQ; encoded by the exons ATGCAACAGCAGAGGAATGATGAACTTTTGAGCG tgcatcaaaattcaacttgtGGTGCTGCTGAAAATATTGGAACTGCTGCAAAAACTAATGGCATAATGCATGAACCTGTACGTGATGATAGACCCAATGCATTCAGTAACAACATCTCATTTGTTCTCTCTTGCATACAAACAGTAGTTGATATTCCTTCTCAAAGCAGAAAAATTGATGTTCCTCCTAATAT TTACTTGGAGTCACGTTCTGCAATGGGTGATGCATTTGTTTTGTCATTTAGTAGTGTGGAGTCTAACACACAACCTCTTAATGAACCTCTTCTGGATGCTGACACTACTTCATTTGGATTTCTTAGGGAGATGCCTCAAAATTTTGGTTTCTCAAACTTAACTGCTAATTTCACTAATAGTTCTGGTACGTATCTTCCTCTTCCCAGTTTCTCTGTAATTTCACGGCATCTCTGGATTCTGTGCTTTTCTACTTTTAAAGTTTTAGGTATTAAAATGAGCTGGTATGATGCTAATCAG CAG